In Lolium rigidum isolate FL_2022 chromosome 3, APGP_CSIRO_Lrig_0.1, whole genome shotgun sequence, the genomic window ttttcttcatatgcacaataaaattcgagatgcaggtATCCATGCACAATTCAGACGAATCTAGCTGCGCATAtatgggcgaggagaggagccgccaacaaTACATGATTTTATTTACATTTATTTGATTGTATCAATAATTTAATTTCCATTTATTTGATTGTATAAATAATTTAATTACTATttatttgattgtatgaataatttaagtactatttgtgtgaTGGTATGAATTATTAAATATAGTAtcaataaaatgtgattgatatgctATTTTAAAATATTGTaaatagaaaaaaaagttttgaaaacCGCCGTATGGAAGGCGCCGGTGTGAAAACagcgtccccaaatagaggatgcgctGCCGACGCTCGCATACAGCAGTGCTAGCAATTATTTAGGAGACATCGATGGAGATAAGATGCTCTTAGAGGACGAGTACACACGACGGTCAAAACTGAAAATCGACGGGGCAGACGAATGAAGCAGAATTTTCAATCTACTCCGACGAGCCCGCCCCGCGGCTACGGCTACGGTCCCGTTAGAATCTGGCCCGGCCTAGACTGTAGCAGTACTAGATACTAGCGGCAGTCTGCATCGACCATTTCGCCACCCACGATGCACGGGACAACGTGGGAACAGTTATACGCGCGCTCCACATATGTACGCGGTACGACTAGGCAGCAGCTTGTCGTCTTCTCCATCACGACGACAGGTTTGGGCAGGCATGTATGCGTGGCCGGCATCTGCATTCTGTCTCTGCACTCCGACACACACAGCTACGTGCCACCTGTTTCAGCCACTCACATGAGCCCGCCCGATCTACCTCCTCTTTGTGTACGGTTTTTCATTTGCGTGGAGACAAACCTAGTCTTTTTTTTTGTCAACATTTTCATCCAAGGCCATAATAATTACAAGCAGGCTAAGTGATGCTACTACTAGTATAAGGTTTTAAACTGAAACCTATTATGAATCCAAGGTATAGGATTGATGCACTAGCCTAGTTTTTTAAAAGTTCGAACTAAAGAAGAAGGCTATGTTGTATATTTATATTTAACATTTTTCATCGGGTTTAGGCTATTTTAGTCCTCAGCGTGAGTTCGGTGTAAGCTGCATGatcttttttcatttatttttcatACCGCACGATGTCTTGAACTTGAAACCTCATGACTCTGATACCAGATAAAATTGATGCACTTACTAAATTTTCCAAAAGTTCGAACCAAGAAAGGAGATTATGCAATATATGTATATTCAACACAAGGAAGTAATAGTTCTAGCGTGTAGGGAAAGTGGGCAACATGGTTTTTAAGCTGCCTAAGGACTTTTTAAATGGACAATGCTTGAATACAGGCCATTGTGTCTTTTAACGTAGTCTCCAAGATTAATACGGTACCGTAAGTTTGAGTTAATAAATTGAGTAAAACCACTAGGGTGTAATTAGGTAATCTCAAACTGCTTTCCTCAAGTGTAAGCATTCTACATGGTACTATTACTTTGCAAGGTACCCCCCTCACGATAATTTGTTTAGGACTAAAATCCTATGAAAATTTTCTCCATATAGCCGTTGAATGATAGGATCATGCCCCATGTGGAGCAGTCATATAgtaatcttgtagtgtaaatttCGTAACCAAATAGCATGGAGTTAGATCTCATGGAAAATTACTTCGCAGCAATCTCaaataaaatactccctccgattcatactaATTGACTTCAGTATGGATGTATCcgaaactaaaatatgtctagatacatccatattagagtcaattaatatgaaccggagggagtacctccTCCCATGGGATTCAAATAGATATAGCATCCCAATTTTATAGAATTCCTATTTCTACAAtttttctatcctatgaatcatAGGAGCCATAATAAGAGACCGAGAAATCTTTGGCTAAAAACAAATGCTATTTTTGTTTTTACACTCCTGGTGGCTCCCATATTCCCCTCGGGTCGGTGAAACTTGTGTGGGGTTGGATGGTTTGCATGTTTGGCACGGCGGTGTCTTGAgaattcatcctctatgaactcTTAGTCCAACCCCATTTTCACGCATCACGCTTTCTATGAGGGGATGATGTCGTCTGGCTCACGAACTTACAATGGCCTATCAATAGACCCTCATGGCGTTATTTATaccattgttgatgattattaaaagTTCGGCGGTCCTTTTCGCAAAAAAAGACCCCCATGGCGTCCAATGGGTTTCATCTACTTGGGGTGGTGAGCGTGTATTGATTTTTTTTGACTTTGGTTGCCTGATTTCTATACAAGATCAAGTATGCCCTTTGTTCGATAGTTTGCATGAGTTTGGTATTCTTGGTGCGGCCTCGGCTGCTCATTTCCCTTTAAGTGCAGCACGCATGCTCACATCGTACAATATTGGATGATTATTTAGTATGCCGTGGTTTGTGTACTTGGCCTTGTTTTGGTTGAGTAAAACCCGTTGATGGCATTGGCGGCGCGACTTGCAGCACTGTCATCCTTAACCATCGAGTTTCGAGTCTATTGATGTCGGTTGAGTGAATCCTTCGACGGTGTTGAAGACACTTGTGCACATGTTGTAGTCCAAATTTTGTTCTTCTTGGCCGTGGagttatttttttttttgtatatttgtGTTTTCTAGTGCACATGGTGTGAAGCTCTCTAGTGGAGTCGGAGACACTCCTCCGTGTACCACTAGAGAGTAGAGACCTATTATGGTGGTGGATATCATGTTCGCCAGATCGATACTATTTCATCATATGTGCACTTGTTGTTTCATTTTTATTCTTTTGGTTGTTTTCGTGCATCAGTTTTGTTTTATCTTCTTTTAATAGTTCTTCGTTACAGATGTCTCAACTCGAGGAAATGTCATGGAATATGAACTTTGCGTCCATGACTTAACTCCTAGAAATAAAAGCTGAGGTCTAAAATGATGAATCCACGTGACTAAATGAATACTACAATTTAGGTGGAGAGGCTTTCCTCCCCAGTGACAGTGACTATTAAGAAAATATCATATAGTTGACAACCACTTTTAATCTACTTCTCTCAAACATGATTGTCAAGGATCATAAGACTAATGGCTCCTTTGATCATAGAATAGGTAAATTGTAGGAATGCGAAACATATAGGACTGAAATGCCATGCCTAGTTGAATCCTACGGAAGGataaattatatatttgattgtGGTGAATAATCTTTTTCATAAGGGCTAAGGTAATGATTTTCTCCTATGAAATGTACACTACAAGATTCTTATGAAATTATTTTCTATAGGATatgatcctatgaatcaaacaacctccaagaaaaaaaaatcataggatctcaatcctaTACAAATGTGTTAGAATTCTACGAATCAAAGAAGCTACAAAAGGTTTTTTCCATGGAAGATAACACAACCAATGAGTTCATCGACTTGATAAAACATGTTGCATCTTAATTTTCTTCCGCACGTAAGCTTGGTCGTTACGTACTTACACTTCTATACGTCGGCATTACACTAACATGGACCAGTTATATTTGGAATATGTTACACTATTTGGAAGTGAGAAATGACACAGTAATGGATTGATATAACTTCTGATGTCACATTATTAAGAAGATATCACATACTTGACAGCCATTTTCAATCTACTTTTCTCGAACATGATTGTCAAGGATCATAAGACTAAGGGCTCCTTTAATTCATAGAATAGGTAAAGTGTGGGAATAGGAAACTTATAGGACTGGAATGGATGTCTAATTGAATCCTACCCTACAAGAGGAGGAATTATCTTTGATTGTGGTGAAGAAATTTTTCATAAGGTCTAAGGTAATGGTTTTTCCTATGAAAtaaacactacaagattcctatgaaaTTATTTTCTATGGATATGATTATGAATTAAACGGATTTCAAGAAAAAAGTTCCATAGGATCTCAATTATGTACAAATCTATtgaaatcctatgaatcaaagaatcTATAAAAAAATATTGTGGATGACAACACAGCTAATTAGTTCATTGGCTTGATAAAACATATCGTATCTTAATTATCGTCCACACGAAAGCTTGGTCATTATGTACTTACACTTCTATATGTCGGTGTTATATTAACATGAACCAGTTGTATCTAGAATATGTTACGCTATTTGGAAGTGATAAATGACACCGTAATAGAGTGATATAACTTCTGGCATCACAAACAAATTTTACAGCCTAGAAACTCGGGCATAGTAAATTGGACTCTGACCAGGTTTAATTTAACTGCAAAAGAACAAGTGGCTACCTGTATCAGTTGTGTGGCTTTTGTCCCACACTGTCTAAAAAGCATCCTGCCGTGCATACTGCGCCTCTCTATTATCAGCAATAAATCAAAACAAGACCAGTGCAACCGTGCAATCACACCATACACTGTACGTgcaccttttttttttggatctcgccgtaagaaaaaaaaagtttacaGTAAAAAGAGGTGAAGCCAATAGCAACTGAAAGGAACAAGGAATTAGCGACAGGGATGCAATCCTGAACCCCCCGATCAAAGGCAGTGTACTGCCGTCTGCCGGCCAGCACAATCAACATTTACATCCACGTTCCACACAAATAGACTGAGCTAGTACTAACTAAACTATACTTTACCTTCTCCAGGCATGTTCCACTCCCAGAACTCCTCAGTCTGGTTGCCCCGTCTCCTAACAGTCTTCTTCGGAGACCTAGCTTTATGCCTGTAACCACCATTACCGCTCTCCCTGTCGCCATTCCTTCTCCTCGTCGCTCTCTCCTTCCTAGCGTCATCCTGCGACGCTACATACACCACCGCCTCGCTGGGCACGTCGTCCGTGAGGCTGAGGAGGGGCTCCAGCTCCTCCACGACCTTGGACATGTCCGGCCTGCTCTTCGGGCTACCGCTGAGGCACTGGTACGCCACCATGGCCGCCCTGTGAGCTGCCGCGGCGGAGTACTTGCCCTCCAGCGCCGGGTCCATGATCCGTCCGAGCTTCTGCGGGTCTTTGAGCCACGACCGCATGTGCTCGACCAGGTGGTGCTCCCTGGTAGGCCTCGTCTTGTCCACGGCTCGTCTCCCCGACAGGAtctcgaggaggacgacgccgaaACTGTAGACATCGCTCTTCGATGTGAGGTGACCTAGAGATGATGATATTGTGTGGAAGCTGTTAGGAAACTGGAATTACAGAAACATTTCATAGTGTAAACAAGTGTCGGGGGCAAAGCATTTATATGTCTGTACCAGTTAGAATGTACTCTGGCGCGGCGTAGCCATGAGTGCCCATGACTCTCGTCGAGACATGGGTGGCGTCGCCCTCCGGCCCATCCTTCGCGAGCCCAAAGTCCGAGAGCTTTGCCTTGTAGTCCTGCGCATCGATGAGACGAAAGTTCAGTCATTTTCAGCTAAAAGAAGTTCAGTCATTGTCCTATTTTTCAAAGGGAAAATTCAGTCATTTTACTGTTCACGCATGGGCCTAATTAAGCCGAATCCATCAAAATTGTTAGTTAGCTACACAAAGGCCCAACACTACCTGCATGAATTTGGTTGGACTGAAGCACAATCGTTAACATTTGGGGAGGGACGCAATTTTCTTTGGTTGGTGCGTCCTATTTTTGCTTTCACTTTGAAAGAAGAAGAGGTTACTTGAGCTGGAGACTAATTCAAATATTGGAGCATGAGTTTACATGTGGTGGTCAGCCTATAAGTATAACGAGAAATCCAAGTTTTGACTAATATAGTAAGTGCTAGTAGTAGCCGGCATGACCAAGCTTCTATCTTTTGTTCACGTACTCTCCTTGTTTCAAGGGTCGCATGCGCCAAAGTAGAAGGAAACACGCTAGTAACAAAGGTACTACCTACTTTGTCAAGGGAAGATCTATTCACCAGGTCAATCACCTACCACACACGTACCAACTTCGAAGTTTTCAAATTTTTGACGAGTTCATCATTTGCGTGAAGTCAACCCAGAAATAATGGGTTGGGAATTAGCATACGGGAAGAACCAGAAGCACTAACTTAGAATATATATACACGATCAGAAATTTATATAATGAATTGTGTTGATATATAACTGTTTTCTTCAAAACTGTGAATCCGTGAATAAAGAACAGTAGCTGTTCTAAGTAGAATCAAACTTACGGGGTCGAGCAAGATATTGGATGTTTTGAAGTCGCGGTAGATGACGGGCTTATCGGCGTCGTGAAGGAAGGCGAGGCCCTTGGCGGCGCCCACAGCGATGTTCAGCCGGGTTGACCACGACAGACCGGGAGAAAACTCTGCCAAATcaacaaacaaacaaataaatTAGTCTGCAATCTGATATATATAGTACTCCAAACATCTGGACAACAACGATGGATGGTGTGAAAAAGGGAAATTTGCACCGCTCACATGTACATATATGCAAAAGCTAGTCAAAATTAAGTGGAGACGTTATCACGTCGTGATCCAAGTCAACGCGCCCGGTTTCTTTTCATATTGAGGCGCCTAATCATCTGCGGAACAAGTTACTGAATTTTAAAACTGAGAAACGCGCCGCGCGAGCTGGATCAGAATTCAGAAGACTGTTGGAAGAAGCTATCTCTCCAGGACAGACAGAGATGTAGTAAAAGCCTAGTTCCAACAACTGTGGCTACCAGTTCTCACCCGCCCACAGGAAATGCATGCTCGCACGTCCGTTCTAGAACAAGTTTGTACTATGGGCCAATGGAGTCAACAAGGCAACGTAGGACTGGTCAACCACCTCATATATATGTATATCTGTTGTTTTTTCCCCCTTGTCCTTTTCTTATCTCTACTGCTAATTAGTCAATACAGTAAATTGATTGTTGAAAACAGGAAGCTAGCTAGCTACAAGGAGAATACATACAAGTATACATCTCCATCAAGCTCGACAAATATGTCAAAAACTAGGGGTAGGCGGTAGTGGTAGTGCAATACAACTAACTGAAGTCTAGTCAGAGGCCGGCAAGCTAGCTCTAGCTGTGATGAACCGATGACTAAGCAAGTGGTCGATGCTGACATGGCGACATGGCATGTACTACTGCCATCGGCCTAACtaatcaacacatacatacacccGTGTATGCAGCTAGCTCAGCTGTACGTTTGGTTTCTTTAATGGCGGCATGCTGCACACGTTGGTAGACCGTACCGAGCaaagcatgcacactaattaatcTCCTACCTAATGGAGGAACTAGTCGAGGTCGATATATGTCGGTCTTACATAATCCTGGGGCTTCATTAATTCAAGTTAGCTCAACTGTAGCTAGCATGCAGGAGTTAATATGTCGCAGCAAATTAAAAGGAATCACAGTTGAATGAAGTATGGCGATCGAGGGGGCTTACTTCTGAAGAGATGGTTCTCTAGGCTGCCCTTGGGCATGTACTCGTAGACGAGCAGCCGGTTCTCGTCCTCGCAGCAGTAGCCGATGAGCTTCACCAGGTTGGCATGCCGGAACTGCCCCAGGAAGATCACCTCGGCCAGCCACTCCTTGTGGCCCTGGGTGCCCTCGGGGTCCCAGAGCTTGACGGCGATGGACTGCGCCTTGAGCCCCGGCTTGGCCTTCTCCTCCAGGGAGCCCTTGTACACTGGGCCGAACCCGCCCTCGCCCAGGAAGTTGTCGTCCAGGAACCCCTGCGTCGCCGCCTTCAGCTCTCCCACcgtgaacacgtgaaggttggaaCCAACCAGCGACACCGACAGATCCTGGTCCGACGCCGCGCTCATCACGTCCGTGAACGACAGACGCTGCCCCAGCGCGGCCACCGCGTCGGCCGCGGCGTGCTTGATCCTCCTCGAGCTCGACCCAGGACCGACCTTCCCGCTCCCCGTCTTCTTCCCGCCGGAGCCGACGCAGCACCCGAACAGGGAGCTCCACGCCGACCGCTTCTGCTGCTTCTTCGATGATCTCGACATCATACCATGCAACTCTGATCTCCTACGGTCGGCCAAGCTAGCACACTGCTCTTTCCTGCTGAAGAGGCCGGAGATCGGCGGACAAACGGGCAAGAAATCTCTGTCAGTTGTGACTTGTGAGCTAGGAAATGTTGGTTGGATCGGATTGGGTCCAGGGAGCCGCACGAGGAGTATATATTTGTAGTAGGGATCACAAGctggaagaagaagagaggaggCCGTGTGTGGCCGTGTGGAGAGACGACCGTGCCTCTCACCTACCTACCGCCCGTGCCGAATACatggacgccttcttcttctactATACTACAACTCCGACTCAAAGGCCGCGTTGAGGCTTTCGACTTTCGTCGATCAGATGACATGTCACTTCGCTGACCGTTGACTCCCAGAAGCCACGGATTGGTGAGATCATTCATCgccgttttcttcttcttcttctacttttattttcctttcaGCATTCCAGCTAGCTTGTATTGTGGGAAAAAAGTATTGcattattaattgttgctaattggGTGCTAAAGAAATGACTTGGTTATTCCTACTAGCAATTGTATTGAAAAAATTGGCATGTAAATGTTTAAGACATGTACTTGTATTATTTCTCTTTATAAACGTATAAGTACTATTAACTCAAAAGGCCGCGTCTAGGGGCTACGATCTAAAGATTGTACACCCTTCTTTTGCATAGCTAACTAGATGCATGCACAACAAGTGCCAAATGTTCTACAAAACAAATATTTCCTACATGGTCGATGTTGTATGTGTTGAAGCGGTTCTCCCATGCACCGAAGGCCCCATGTGTTTAGCTATCGATATGTTGCTTTAAGATTCGTACCACGGTGtttcgtcaagtttcatgaagCTATAGTGAGCTGTGATCTGTTTGGGTCTAATGAAACTCAACGAAATATAATGAAACCATGCACGGGACCTCCCGTGGTGCATGAAATGAAAGCATTTCTCCAAGCATAAGTACATGGCCCTCCTTTCCCCATCAGCTTAGGTTTTTGGGTAAATTGATTCCGTGCATACAATTCTACATGATATCGGAGCCAAAAAAGGAAATGAGTTCAAGACTAGGTTAGCGCATTTTATAAGTGCACTAACCGTTCGGTGCATGCAAATATTTGTTCTTGGCAGTGTATAACATTTTTTTATCAGAAGTAAGTGCCCACATATTAACCTTCAGACATGAAATTGGATTAGTTATAGAAGGGGTAATTGCACGTAAGTCACAAAACTTCAACCGTGTGGTAATGAACTTGACAAAATGCAACACACATGGTCGAGAATCAAGTTGACACATTAAGCCTTGTGATCATTCACTGACTTGGCCGTCGGGGGTTTTGGTAAGGAAAACCCATGTAATGTTCATCTCTGTAGAGCTGAGGATCCCAAACAATATGTGCTCTCCAAATAAGCCAATGCCCAGCTTTTTTTGGATCTTGGGAGGTGGCACATGGCTGCGGCATGGTCAAAATCGTGTTGTTGGTGCACGTCATCAgtccgcggggggggggggatagtGGCTAAGCTCGGTGATAAGATTCTACTGAAACAAAATGGTCATATGAGGTGGAGGGTTGAAACAAAGGGGTTTCTAGGAAGCCacgcatatgatgtaaatatggcGGAAAATGACCGACGGCAACATCCGCGAGGGAAAAACAAAAGAAGAGCATGTGGGCTCATGTGCTTCCGTGGGCACTGTGAGGGCACTTGAGAAGTTTAGATACTATTTATAGTTTTATTAAGGTTATTATCCATCTCGGAATCAGGCGTCCTCCCGTGGGATTCAGGGGTGGCAGAAGAAGATGGAGACGATACTAGAAGACACTTCACAATAACGCCTAAATCGGAAATGTTTGTGGGCGCAACTACTTAAGGTAACATGGCTCTACTCAGGGAGGGGGACAATTCCATCCACCATGGTGTGTTGCCGGTGTGACTATCTATGGACGGTGGTCATGATAGGTAGGAGAATTAATTGCATGATAAGAGCAACCGGTGTCGGTGAAGTAGACACCACCGAGCgcgttcctc contains:
- the LOC124698566 gene encoding serine/threonine-protein kinase RIPK-like, which gives rise to MMSRSSKKQQKRSAWSSLFGCCVGSGGKKTGSGKVGPGSSSRRIKHAAADAVAALGQRLSFTDVMSAASDQDLSVSLVGSNLHVFTVGELKAATQGFLDDNFLGEGGFGPVYKGSLEEKAKPGLKAQSIAVKLWDPEGTQGHKEWLAEVIFLGQFRHANLVKLIGYCCEDENRLLVYEYMPKGSLENHLFRKFSPGLSWSTRLNIAVGAAKGLAFLHDADKPVIYRDFKTSNILLDPDYKAKLSDFGLAKDGPEGDATHVSTRVMGTHGYAAPEYILTGHLTSKSDVYSFGVVLLEILSGRRAVDKTRPTREHHLVEHMRSWLKDPQKLGRIMDPALEGKYSAAAAHRAAMVAYQCLSGSPKSRPDMSKVVEELEPLLSLTDDVPSEAVVYVASQDDARKERATRRRNGDRESGNGGYRHKARSPKKTVRRRGNQTEEFWEWNMPGEGKV